The stretch of DNA ATCGGAAAAAGATAGATTGAAGTATTATGATTATTTGATAAGATCTTATGTTGAAGAAAATAGGTGAATCGAGTGGTGTCCTGCCCCTGGATGTAAAAATGCAGTaaaaatatttgacattttgagtgAAAATTACGATGTGATTTGTGATTGTTCTAATGTTTTCTGTTGGAATTGCTTGGATGAGAATCATCGTCCGATTGATTGTGATACTATAGCTAAGTGGAGAATTAGAAATCTTGAGGAAGCTGAAAATACGAATTGGATTTTGGCTTTCACTAAAAAGTGTCCTAAATGTAAGAATGCTATTGAGAAAAATATGGGATGTATGCATATGACTTGTAGGTGTTTGTACCAATTTTGTTGGCTTTGTTTAGAAGAGTGGGTTACTTGTTATGGTAATTGTAATCGTTATGTGGAAAACAAAGAGATAAAGGAAGCCAAGAAAAATGTACGAAGGTACACACATTACTATGAGAGATGGATGTCTAATGAGAAATCAAAACAAAAGGCATTACAAGATTTAAATAAGATGAGAGATGAAGGAGTGAAGAAACTAAGTGAATTGGACTATTTATATGAGGATAGATTGGAATTTATTGTATTAGCTTGGAAACAAATTGTTGAATGTAGAAGAGTTTTGAAATGGTCTTATGCTTATGGATTTTATTTGCCGGAAAAAGAGAAGACGAAAATGCAATTTTTCGAGTTCTTGCAAGGGGAAGCAGAGGCAGGTCTAGAGCGACTTCATTATTGTGCAGAGAAAGAATTATTGGATCATCTTGGATCTACCGAGAAATTGGATTATACAGAGCAAGGGTTTTGCGAAAATTTCAAACGTTTTCGTTCCAAACTTATTTGGCTGACTAAGGTCACTGGAGATTACTTTGACAACTTGGTTATTGCCTTAGAGAATAGTCTCAAAGATGTGAGTAGCAGTTCTGATATTAATATTTCTAAATTGTGTTTGGTAGAGTAAGCAAATTTAATGGAAAGATTGAGTATGAGAATATTAGATACTCAACTTAGAAGAGgtattttgttttctttgtttAGCTTAACAAGTTGGGTGAAAATTTATGGATTAGtagtcacgggttcgagccgcgGAATCAGCCACTGATGCTTGCTTAAGGGTAtgctgcctacatcacaccccctTGAGGTGCGGCCCTTTCCCAGACCCTACATTAACGCGAGTTGCTTTGTGCACCGAGCTGACATAGTCTAAAGCTTGGTTTGTCTCCATTTTTTTTTGTGCAGAATTTATTTTCATTAAATTTCAAATGTATTTGATTCAGTAGTCTAAAGCTTGGGTTTTTTGAACTTTCATATCTCAAGTTTTTGGTCCAGCTTGTATTTTTTCTAATATAAAGCTCATTATTTCTTGTATCAAGTATGGTTTAATAGTAGTTTGAATGGTAAGATATACTGGAAATCAGCAGCGTATTTTTTTCTTCCTCTCTAAATTTACTAATTTGAGAGTTGCGGTGCATATCTCATCTAAccaaaaagataaaaaaattgtTATAATAAAGCTGAGAGTTCAAGATGGTTCAAACACCAACAAGCTTTATTTTCCTTCTCGACTCGAA from Nicotiana tomentosiformis chromosome 11, ASM39032v3, whole genome shotgun sequence encodes:
- the LOC104095894 gene encoding probable E3 ubiquitin-protein ligase ARI8, whose amino-acid sequence is MDSDHDIYDMDSEEEVFSDDGTIDEPLDSQSKKNYRIMKDKDICQLMKNYISRTSMILSVPRDVSLALLLHYKWNIYRANEEWFANQSKVRKAIGMLSEKETENPLGKRTFSDSNRLLTCGICFEEYSLEKVAFGDCKHPFCKWCPAPGCKNAVKIFDILSENYDVICDCSNVFCWNCLDENHRPIDCDTIAKWRIRNLEEAENTNWILAFTKKCPKCKNAIEKNMGCMHMTCRCLYQFCWLCLEEWVTCYGNCNRYVENKEIKEAKKNVRRYTHYYERWMSNEKSKQKALQDLNKMRDEGVKKLSELDYLYEDRLEFIVLAWKQIVECRRVLKWSYAYGFYLPEKEKTKMQFFEFLQGEAEAGLERLHYCAEKELLDHLGSTEKLDYTEQGFCENFKRFRSKLIWLTKVTGDYFDNLVIALENSLKDVSSSSDINISKLCLVE